One segment of Macrotis lagotis isolate mMagLag1 chromosome 1, bilby.v1.9.chrom.fasta, whole genome shotgun sequence DNA contains the following:
- the NAPSA gene encoding napsin-A: MYLRQDLVLLMLLSSAVASFIRIPLRKVPGKTGTLRILRSWRTLEIPLPKNGPILVPLSNYLNAQYYGEIGLGTPPQNFSVIFDTGSSNFWVPSRRCNFFSLGCWFHRRYDPKASSSFQPNGTQFSIQYGTGRLDGILSEDVLTIGGIEGVPLVFGEALWEPSLAFALAHFDGILGLGFPALAVAGVQTPLDTLLALGLLDQPIFSFYLNRDPEAVSGGEVILGGSDPAHYVPPLTFLPVTRPAYWQIHMDRVIVGDSLTLCPTGCAAILDTGTSLITGPSKEIGALNKLLGGFPLLAGEYLIPCDRLSDLPTISFLLGGVWFNLTAQDYVLQLASGRTRLCLSGFLALDVPPPAGPFWILGDVFLGPHVAVFDRGAARVGLARARGTPPHPIPSPPPPRGP; this comes from the exons ATGTACCTGCGTCAGGACCTGGTTCTGTTGATGCTTCTGAGCTCGGCGGTGGCCTCCTTCATCAG GATCCCCCTGCGCAAGGTGCCAGGCAAGACTGGCACCCTTCGCATTCTGAGGAGCTGGAGGACCCTGGAGATCCCTCTACCTAAGAATGGGCCCATTCTTGTGCCGCTTTCCAACTACTTGAAT GCTCAGTATTATGGGGAGATAGGTCTGGGGACGCCCCCCCAAAACTTCTCCGTCATCTTTGACACCGGTTCATCTAACTTCTGGGTCCCGTCTCGGCGCTGTAACTTCTTCAGCCTGGGCTGCT GGTTCCATCGACGATATGACCCCAAGGCTTCCAGCTCTTTCCAACCCAATGGGACTCAATTCTCCATCCAGTATGGGACTGGACGACTGGATGGCATTTTGAGTGAAGACGTGCTGACT ATTGGAGGTATTGAGGGGGTCCCACTGGTGTTTGGGGAGGCCTTATGGGAACCAAGTCTGGCCTTTGCCCTTGCCCACTTCGATGGCATCCTCGGATTGGGCTTCCCGGCTCTGGCCGTGGCAGGAGTCCAGACCCCGCTGGACACCTTGTTGGCACTGGGGCTGCTGGATCAGCCCATCTTCTCCTTCTACCTCAACAG AGACCCGGAGGCTGTCTCGGGTGGAGAAGTGATTCTAGGAGGCTCAGATCCAGCTCACTACGTCCCTCCCCTCACCTTCCTGCCTGTCACTCGGCCAGCCTATTGGCAGATCCATATGGATCG GGTGATTGTGGGCGACTCCTTGACTCTGTGTCCTACGGGCTGTGCTGCTATTCTGGACACGGGCACCTCCCTCATCACGGGGCCCTCCAAGGAGATCGGGGCACTGAACAAACTCCTGGGCGGCTTCCCGCTGTTAGCTGGGGAG TATCTGATCCCCTGTGACCGACTCTCGGACCTCCCCACCATCTCCTTCCTGCTCGGAGGTGTCTGGTTCAACCTGACTGCCCAGGACTATGTCCTTCAG CTGGCCAGCGGCCGCACCCGCCTCTGCCTGTCCGGCTTCCTGGCGCTGGACGTGCCGCCGCCCGCCGGCCCCTTCTGGATCCTCGGCGACGTCTTCCTGGGGCCCCATGTGGCTGTGTTCGATCGGGGCGCAGCCCGCGTGGGACTGGCCCGGGCGCGGGGCACCCCCCCGCACCCCATTCCGAGTCCCCCGCCCCCGCGGGGCCCCTGA